One region of Armigeres subalbatus isolate Guangzhou_Male chromosome 3, GZ_Asu_2, whole genome shotgun sequence genomic DNA includes:
- the LOC134228112 gene encoding uncharacterized protein LOC134228112: MQRSKMASTQEFSSQIDLPAELLQIFEASNITLETLVHISRDELIGALQSNEAEWNVDEIFRRITEWRRTNGYDLLTFSEVYIEEWNGSLEGEEIYTEPSTETVKNIATTPYPGSEIITEECTTTDSFAAGHIKAERESILQDGSLGHETVGIENQPALCNTPAPIAALSCPVASEIIDIKANFHNHPEYKATDISSEANFIHRNTSVLVGDLSHSQSSENHKAQYVPRQILAPVGKPSCSRSTDKIPLVDPNNTGFQNQSVLRIIPVPVTQSSCSTGAVDTNLQNYQETESIDTVNVLQSVPPNTLAPEEEPSCSRQTTKLQNRPDFQNQLNLKTCGNDIQAQIVPRSKPALVGSLSSVRPTVLTEIGTNIQAHPRLRTVEIVNEVRSAPRSTVASVEEIDHPRSTETIENTPGFQSKLIVEDSGIANSNRITGGLVPSRSTSEPTEEPNAFKSTEQVCQTNKIKAVQRFSVDILVQILNKTVTGKDILKRGDRGPLSNESQRELVAIIADYHNTLGIAIKEEILRDYGEAIVARFRQETLDTYFIPRSGRRKNHGGKLYNRITNLKQKISKRANREEEHLQGKKPKVDETVVRNAAVEAAKLWLERNSRPWSTVLDKWIESFEDRKPRLLNSNNVDEILAKQRHYSDEHGYQIVEIDFKLLKLGEDNCINKWNHLLPKIIRYLDQPFKDDVSVTLLNLIKSPDTNKDSTISAVLILLNNVLKPTKVTKTYKPSILSAQEDIIFFAESDHQVVQKINDFNATYESLGFQSVPKLVFRGKDVTSLSGRYEVHYKSIVYTLDTAERAIDVLVKLSSVFGLEYSRICRLVWYFICSFIYNIAVPEQYECINKLKRFLSQQ, from the exons ATGCAGAGAAGCAAAATGGCGTCTACACAAGAATTTTCATCGCAGATTGATCTTCCAGCTGAACTGCTCCAAATCTTTGAAG CAAGCAATATCACTTTGGAAACGTTAGTGCACATTTCCCGAGACGAGCTCATTGGAGCACTTCAATCAAACGAAGCTGAATGGAATGTTGACGAAATCTTCCGCCGGATAACGGAGTGGCGAAGAACAAAC GGATACGATCTTCTTACGTTCTCTGAAGTATACATAGAGGAATGGAACGGCTCATTGGAAGGCGAGGAAATATATACTGAACCATCAACTGAAACTGTAAAAAACATTGCGACTACGCCATATCCAGGCAGTGAAATTATCACAGAAGAATGCACTACAACTGATAGTTTTGCAGCTGGCCATATCAAAGCTGAGCGTGAATCAATTCTTCAAGATGGTAGTTTGGGACATGAAACCGTCGGTATCGAAAATCAGCCTGCACTCTGTAACACACCAGCACCTATAGCAGCATTGAGCTGTCCGGTAGCATCCGAAATAATCGACATCAAAGCGAATTTTCACAATCACCCCGAATACAAAGCAACCGATATTAGTAGCGAGGCGAATTTCATTCATCGGAATACATCCGTGCTTGTAGGAGATCTCAGCCACTCACAGTCATCCGAAAATCACAAGGCTCAATACGTTCCACGACAAATACTAGCGCCGGTAGGAAAACCCAGCTGTTCGCGATCAACCGATAAAATCCCACTAGTAGATCCCAACAATACTGGCTTCCAGAATCAATCGGTTTTACGCATCATACCAGTACCTGTAACACAATCAAGCTGTTCCACTGGAGCGGTAGACACCAATTTGCAAAATTACCAGGAAACCGAATCCATCGATACAGTTAACGTACTGCAATCGGTACCACCCAACACTTTAGCGCCTGAAGAAGAACCGAGCTGTTCACGACAAACCACAAAACTACAGAACAGGCCTGACTTTCAAAATCAATTAAACCTGAAAACATGTGGTAACGATATCCAAGCGCAAATCGTACCACGCAGCAAACCAGCACTTGTAGGAAGTTTGAGTAGCGTACGACCAACGGTATTAACTGAAATCGGTACTAATATCCAGGCGCATCCGAGACTCAGGACCGTCGAAATTGTTAACGAAGTTCGATCCGCACCACGCAGCACAGTAGCATCTGTAGAAGAAATTGATCATCCACGATCAAccgaaacaattgaaaacacacCTGGTTTCCAAAGTAAGCTGATAGTTGAAGACAGCGGTATCGCAAATTCAAATCGAATCACCGGAGGCCTTGTCCCATCACGAAGCACATCAGAGCCTACGGAAGAACCGAACGCTTTTAAATCAACCGAACAAGTATGTCAAACAAATAAGATCAAAGCTGTCCAACGATTCAGTGTGGATATACTGGTTCAAATACTAAACAAAACGGTCACGGGAAAGGATATTTTAAAACGAGGTGACCGAGGCCCTCTGTCTAACGAAAGTCAACGTGAGCTCGTTGCGATCATTGCCGATTACCATAACACCTTGGGCATTGCGATAAAGGAGGAAATTCTTCGTGACTATGGTGAAGCCATTGTAGCTAGATTCAGACAAGAAACATTG GACACTTATTTTATACCACGAAGTGGAAGGCGTAAGAACCACGGTGGTAAACTATACAATAGAATAACGAacctaaaacaaaaaataagtaAGCGAGCCAACAGAGAAGAAGAACATTTACAAGGGAAAAAGCCGAAAGTTGACGAAACTGTTGTCAGAAACGCGGCTGTTGAAGCAGCAAAACTGTGGTTGGAAAGGAATTCTCGTCCATGGAGTACAGTATTGGACAAGTGGATTGAGTCTTTCGAAGACAGAAAACCCAGactcttgaattctaacaacgttGATGAAATTCTCGCGAAACAGCGTCATTACTCAGACGAGCATGGATATCAGATC gttgaaattgatttcaaacTGCTGAAATTAGGCGAAGACAATTGTATTAACAAATGGAACCACTTGTTGCCAAAGATTATCCGGTATCTCGACCAACCCTTCAAAGACGACGTATCAGTGACGCTACTGAATTTAATAAAATCGCCAGATACGAACAAAG ATTCTACAATATCGGCTGTGCTCATCCTACTGAATAACGTTTTAAAACCAACTAAAGTAACTAAAACCTACAAGCCGTCGATATTATCAGCGCAGGAAGACATCATCTTTTTTGCGGAAAGTGATCATCAAGTGGTGCAGAAAATCAACGATTTCAATGCAACGTATGAGTCACTAGGATTTCAATCGGTCCCAAAGTTGGTGTTCAGAGGCAAAGACGTTACATCGTTGAGTGGCAGATATGAGGTGCATTACAAATCTATTGTATACACACTTGACACTGCAGAAAGAGCAATCGATGTTTTGGTGAAACTAAGCTCAGTTTTTGGCCTAGAATATTCAAGAATTTGTCGACTAGTATGGTATTTTATTTGTTCTTTCATATATAATATTGCCGTACCAGAACAATATGAATGCATCAACAAGCTCAAACGGTTCTTATCGCAGCAGTAA
- the LOC134223605 gene encoding uncharacterized protein LOC134223605 has translation MASINSLPFEVLEKVFSYLPFKDICNVGQVCHVWRDVQSGPIFQRRFRSKLQGYFRKESSPVSLKFLNTCRNLSIVQLYNNADNCDSEEQGHTEDIAEQNIANILFGTEELYSLQILGKYKSLKRIIQTRIGELSFLKELRVSFCYDGEKTCPEADDQVWLLKSSSLESFSVGLPYSVGPLQLEAPNLKELHLTVSCDVIVRLVEQYSKQLEVLEMNLFDIETLDQILAYSYPCLEQLELRMYDDKELQCSYAQTADRAEDDERSRMFTNRAPSLKKMCVQSNVVFYKIFPTWCSLKTSLESIELQNMEIDANILINVLLIQPLKNLTIQQCEIVNDLPGLHIRMVNLEQLKLVSVVNNVLLEHNFCDLKRFELVHGFKYGNDLLQKVFYNFTSVQHMKLHFRTMLDEDALLKLHQMKSLRSLELRATEVTVEHWNACQPLATVEQFTLSNCFMVRFSMFGALSRVFPTLKRLHVDCCHIVDDTGGADAVVDGSCERKLRQMLPSCIVSWHESVQITPLTLKQLLM, from the exons ATGGCATCAATTAATTCCTTACCATTTGAG GTGCTGGAGAAAGTTTTCTCTTATCTTCCGTTCAAGGATATCTGCAACGTCGGTCAGGTTTGCCATGTATGGAGAGATGTTCAGAGCGGTCCTATTTTTCAGCGACGATTTCGCTCAAAGCTGCAGGGTTATTTCCGTAAGGAGAGCTCGCCGGtcagtttaaaatttttaaacacaTGTAGAAACCTATCTATAGTGCAACTATATAACAATGCTGATAATTGCGATTCAGAGGAACAAG GTCATACGGAGGACATCGCTGAACAAAACATAGCAAATATCTTGTTCGGAACAGAGGAGTTGTACAGTTTACAAATATTAGGCAAATATAAAAGTTTGAAAAGGATTATACAAACTAGGATAGGCGAATTATCGTTCTTAAAAGAGTTGAGGGTTTCGTTTTGCTATGATGGAGAAAAAACCTGCCCGGAAGCCGACGATCAAGTTTGGTTGTTGAAAAGTAGCAGTTTGGAGAGTTTCAGTGTTGGCTTGCCGTACTCGGTTGGACCATTGCAACTTGAAGCCCCAAACTTGAAAGAATTGCACCTCACAGTTAGCTGCGACGTTATAGTGAGGCTGGTAGAGCAGTACAGCAAACAATTAGAAGTGCTGGAAATGAATCTGTTTGATATCGAGACGCTGGACCAGATTCTGGCTTATAGTTATCCTTGTTTGGAACAGCTGGAGTTGAGGATGTACGACGACAAGGAACTTCAATGCAGCTATGCTCAAACTGCAGATCGTGCGGAGGACGATGAACGTTCACGTATGTTCACTAACCGTGCGCCTTCGCTCAAAAAAATGTGTGTGCAAAGTAACGTGGTGTTTTATAAAATATTCCCTACGTGGTGTTCATTGAAGACGAGCTTGGAGAGCATTGAGTTGCAGAATATGGAAATCGACGCCAATATACTGATCAACGTTTTGTTGATCCAACCATTGAAG AATTTAACGATTCAGCAATGTGAAATTGTTAACGATTTGCCTGGCCTGCACATACGGATGGTGAACCTTGAGCAACTGAAGCTGGTTAGTGTTGTGAATAACGTTCTGCTGGAGCATAATTTTTGCGATCTCAAACGTTTTGAGCTGGTGCATGGATTCAAATATGGGAACGATTTGCTGCAGaaggttttctacaactttACGTCGGTGCAGCACATGAAGCTACACTTTAGAACAATG CTTGACGAAGATGCCCTCCTGAAACTCCACCAGATGAAAAGTCTCAGATCGTTAGAATTACGGGCCACAGAAGTGACAGTTGAACACTGGAACGCTTGCCAGCCGTTGGCGACGGTTGAGCAGTTTACCTTGAGCAACTGTTTCATGGTCAGATTTTCTATGTTTGGAGCTTTGAGCCGAGTGTTTCCAacgcttaaacgattgcatgtAGATTGTTGCCATATCGTTGATGACACGGGTGGGGCTGATGCGGTAGTCGATGGGAGCTGCGAGAGAAAGCTAAGGCAAATGTTGCCCAGTTGTATTGTATCATGGCATGAATCAGTACAAATAACCCCTCTAACATTGAAACAATTGCTCATGTGA
- the LOC134223606 gene encoding uncharacterized protein LOC134223606 isoform X2: MMNHHHQNISSFAFEIMIKIFEHLTFHERLMISIICKSWHELAYSPQFCKKLFLHLRTSDSLAKKPYAREMFARCRNVIISCALIEDDHLNLLKEYMEGISLELLKISTLNHTAKRIVESTLQKIAVLKTLRLDLKEDHENETIRISHPTLKCAILNGQWDQGNKCDNLTILESYLLDNEGARGMSSLQRQLTSLTVTGSYKEIYTYMSDSEYISQWDHLRELYLIFPPYGDTLEDMLERMPCLEKLSLHNKYDQDFTGQELKAAKCLSELALKMYSVDTNSLNKYLSRSSLRSLSLLKCMLASGTEVPLKSASIKRMNFERFLPLDMLPLFPNLEDLSLLCSEAHYSSTINQICQCYPKLERLSIGVRCGQIGQFQSAAGEINTNPFLRINSLSKLKVLRINRIDLRKIDWMTCKGSKVEFIWLNGCSISGTGADQLLQSFEHLRTLYLDHCYLQLPQSDLFDIDETCVNGLRSRFPNRRISYYDCHIEESFDRCGRVMDVI; encoded by the exons ATGATGAATCATCATCACCAGAATATAAGTTCATTTGCATTTGAG ATAATGATAAAAATATTCGAGCATCTCACATTCCACGAACGCCTCATGATATCCATTATCTGTAAATCATGGCACGAACTAGCATACAGCCCTCAGTTCTGCAAAAAGCTATTCCTTCATTTGAGAACGTCGGATTCTCTTGCTAAGAAACCATATGCCAGAGAAATGTTCGCACGTTGTCGGAATGTCATAATTTCATGTGCCTTGATCGAAGATGATCATCTGAACCTGTTGAAGGAATATAtggaaggaatttctctggaattgCTCAAAATTAGCACATTGAATCACACTGCAAAACGTATTGTGGAGTCGACTCTGCAAAAGATAGCCGTATTGAAAACCCTTCGCCTAGATTTGAAAGAGGACCATGAGAACGAAACTATACGAATCAGTCATCCAACTCTGAAATGTGCTATTTTGAACGGACAATGGGATCAAGGCAACAAGTGCGATAATTTGACCATTCTGGAATCTTATCTGTTGGACAATGAAGGTGCTCGTGGTATGAGTAGTTTACAAAGGCAATTGACAAGCTTGACCGTCACCGGATCTTACAAAGAAATCTACACTTACATGTCCGATAGTGAATACATTTCGCAGTGGGACCATTTACGGGAACTTTACCTCATTTTCCCACCTTATGGGGATACCCTCGAGGATATGTTGGAACGGATGCCTTGTTTGGAAAAATTGAGTCTACATAACAAGTATGACCAAGACTTCACCGGACAGGAGCTCAAAGCAGCGAAATGTTTGTCGGAGTTAGCACTTAAAATGTATTCGGTTGATACAAATTCGCTAAACAAGTATTTATCCCGCTCATCGCTGCGGAGTTTATCTTTGCTGAAGTGTATGCTCGCATCCGGAACAGAAGTGCCCCTGAAGTCGGCCTCCATCAAgcgaatgaatttcgaaagaTTCCTGCCGCTGGATATGTTGCCCCTTTTTCCGAATTTAGAAGATTTGAGTCTACTATGCAGCGAGGCGCATTATTCCAGTACGATTAATCAGATATGTCAGTGTTATCCGAAGCTGGAACGTCTTAGCATCGGTGTCAGATGTGGACAAATCGGACAG TTTCAATCGGCAGCAGGGGAGATCAACACTAATCCATTCTTACGAATAAATTCGCTAAGCAAGCTGAAGGTACTGCGAATAAATCGGATCGATCTGCGAAAAATTGATTGGATGACGTGCAAAGGCAGTAAAGTGGAATTCATCTGGCTAAATGGGTGCAGCATCAGCGGAACGGGAGCGGACCAACTGTTGCAGTCCTTTGAGCATTTACGAACATTATATCTAGACCATTGTTATCTTCAACTGCCCCAATCAGATTTGTTCGATATCGACGAAACATGCGTCAATGGATTGCGTTCACGTTTTCCCAACCGCAGAATTTCATACTATGATTGTCATATTGAAGAATCTTTCGATCGCTGTGGAAGAGTCATGGATGTCATCTGA
- the LOC134223606 gene encoding uncharacterized protein LOC134223606 isoform X1: MANIQGSNTRRNILELPPEIMIKIFEHLTFHERLMISIICKSWHELAYSPQFCKKLFLHLRTSDSLAKKPYAREMFARCRNVIISCALIEDDHLNLLKEYMEGISLELLKISTLNHTAKRIVESTLQKIAVLKTLRLDLKEDHENETIRISHPTLKCAILNGQWDQGNKCDNLTILESYLLDNEGARGMSSLQRQLTSLTVTGSYKEIYTYMSDSEYISQWDHLRELYLIFPPYGDTLEDMLERMPCLEKLSLHNKYDQDFTGQELKAAKCLSELALKMYSVDTNSLNKYLSRSSLRSLSLLKCMLASGTEVPLKSASIKRMNFERFLPLDMLPLFPNLEDLSLLCSEAHYSSTINQICQCYPKLERLSIGVRCGQIGQFQSAAGEINTNPFLRINSLSKLKVLRINRIDLRKIDWMTCKGSKVEFIWLNGCSISGTGADQLLQSFEHLRTLYLDHCYLQLPQSDLFDIDETCVNGLRSRFPNRRISYYDCHIEESFDRCGRVMDVI; the protein is encoded by the exons ATGGCTAACATTCAAGGGTCAAATACAAGGAGAAACATCTTAGAACTACCACCAGAG ATAATGATAAAAATATTCGAGCATCTCACATTCCACGAACGCCTCATGATATCCATTATCTGTAAATCATGGCACGAACTAGCATACAGCCCTCAGTTCTGCAAAAAGCTATTCCTTCATTTGAGAACGTCGGATTCTCTTGCTAAGAAACCATATGCCAGAGAAATGTTCGCACGTTGTCGGAATGTCATAATTTCATGTGCCTTGATCGAAGATGATCATCTGAACCTGTTGAAGGAATATAtggaaggaatttctctggaattgCTCAAAATTAGCACATTGAATCACACTGCAAAACGTATTGTGGAGTCGACTCTGCAAAAGATAGCCGTATTGAAAACCCTTCGCCTAGATTTGAAAGAGGACCATGAGAACGAAACTATACGAATCAGTCATCCAACTCTGAAATGTGCTATTTTGAACGGACAATGGGATCAAGGCAACAAGTGCGATAATTTGACCATTCTGGAATCTTATCTGTTGGACAATGAAGGTGCTCGTGGTATGAGTAGTTTACAAAGGCAATTGACAAGCTTGACCGTCACCGGATCTTACAAAGAAATCTACACTTACATGTCCGATAGTGAATACATTTCGCAGTGGGACCATTTACGGGAACTTTACCTCATTTTCCCACCTTATGGGGATACCCTCGAGGATATGTTGGAACGGATGCCTTGTTTGGAAAAATTGAGTCTACATAACAAGTATGACCAAGACTTCACCGGACAGGAGCTCAAAGCAGCGAAATGTTTGTCGGAGTTAGCACTTAAAATGTATTCGGTTGATACAAATTCGCTAAACAAGTATTTATCCCGCTCATCGCTGCGGAGTTTATCTTTGCTGAAGTGTATGCTCGCATCCGGAACAGAAGTGCCCCTGAAGTCGGCCTCCATCAAgcgaatgaatttcgaaagaTTCCTGCCGCTGGATATGTTGCCCCTTTTTCCGAATTTAGAAGATTTGAGTCTACTATGCAGCGAGGCGCATTATTCCAGTACGATTAATCAGATATGTCAGTGTTATCCGAAGCTGGAACGTCTTAGCATCGGTGTCAGATGTGGACAAATCGGACAG TTTCAATCGGCAGCAGGGGAGATCAACACTAATCCATTCTTACGAATAAATTCGCTAAGCAAGCTGAAGGTACTGCGAATAAATCGGATCGATCTGCGAAAAATTGATTGGATGACGTGCAAAGGCAGTAAAGTGGAATTCATCTGGCTAAATGGGTGCAGCATCAGCGGAACGGGAGCGGACCAACTGTTGCAGTCCTTTGAGCATTTACGAACATTATATCTAGACCATTGTTATCTTCAACTGCCCCAATCAGATTTGTTCGATATCGACGAAACATGCGTCAATGGATTGCGTTCACGTTTTCCCAACCGCAGAATTTCATACTATGATTGTCATATTGAAGAATCTTTCGATCGCTGTGGAAGAGTCATGGATGTCATCTGA